One region of Catenuloplanes indicus genomic DNA includes:
- a CDS encoding GH1 family beta-glucosidase: protein MSLIEIDEREKPRLPDVPAGFVWGTATAAYQIEGGAAEDGRGPSIWDTFTRVPGAIADGSNGDVACDHYHRWAEDVDLLGELGADAYRFSISWSRVLPTGSGPVNQAGLDFYRRLADRLGERGIRPFVTLYHWDLPQALEDLGGWRSRDTAERFAEYTGVIADALGDRVQDWITLNEPYCTSITGYAEGRHAPGTREGHGALAAVHHLLLGHGLATRVLRERRPDARVGITLNLSPAVPASDSEADRAAADRQDLLVNRQFTDPVLAGEYPAGLTDLYAGVTDFGFRRDGDLKIISAPLDFLGVNYYYRIHVADAPFAEPDPAKRSAYDIGVRTFKPEGVPVTDLGWPIEPEGLRATLTGLAGRFPALPPVYVTENGRAELAPGPVPDPERIDFVAGHLAAVREAMDAGVDVRGYFYWSLIDNFEWARGYGPRFGLVHIDYPTGTRTPKTSFRWLQEQLRGR, encoded by the coding sequence ATGAGTCTGATCGAGATAGATGAGCGTGAAAAGCCGAGGCTGCCGGACGTGCCGGCCGGCTTCGTCTGGGGCACCGCGACGGCCGCTTACCAGATCGAGGGCGGTGCCGCGGAGGACGGGCGCGGGCCGTCGATCTGGGACACGTTCACCCGCGTGCCCGGCGCCATCGCGGACGGCAGCAACGGCGACGTGGCGTGCGACCACTACCACCGCTGGGCCGAGGACGTGGACCTGCTCGGCGAGCTGGGCGCGGACGCGTACCGTTTCTCGATCTCCTGGTCCCGGGTCCTGCCCACCGGCAGCGGGCCGGTCAACCAGGCCGGGCTGGACTTCTACCGGCGGCTCGCCGACCGGCTGGGCGAGCGCGGCATCCGCCCGTTCGTCACGCTCTACCACTGGGACCTGCCGCAGGCGCTGGAGGACCTGGGCGGCTGGCGGTCGCGGGACACCGCGGAACGGTTCGCGGAGTACACCGGCGTGATCGCGGACGCGCTCGGCGACCGGGTGCAGGACTGGATCACGCTCAACGAGCCGTACTGCACCAGCATCACCGGGTACGCGGAGGGCCGCCACGCGCCCGGCACGCGCGAGGGCCACGGCGCGCTCGCGGCCGTGCACCACCTGCTGCTCGGCCACGGCCTCGCCACCCGGGTGCTCCGCGAGCGCCGCCCGGACGCGCGCGTCGGCATCACGCTCAACCTGTCGCCCGCGGTCCCGGCCAGTGACAGCGAGGCCGACCGGGCCGCGGCCGACCGGCAGGACCTGCTGGTCAACCGCCAGTTCACCGACCCGGTGCTGGCCGGTGAGTACCCGGCGGGCCTGACCGACCTCTACGCCGGCGTGACCGACTTCGGCTTCCGGCGGGACGGCGACCTGAAGATCATCTCCGCACCGCTGGACTTCCTCGGCGTCAACTACTACTACCGCATTCACGTGGCCGACGCGCCGTTCGCGGAACCGGACCCGGCGAAGCGCTCCGCCTACGACATCGGGGTCCGCACGTTCAAGCCGGAGGGTGTGCCGGTCACCGACCTCGGCTGGCCGATCGAGCCGGAGGGCCTGCGCGCCACGCTCACCGGCCTGGCCGGCCGCTTCCCCGCGCTGCCGCCGGTCTACGTGACCGAGAACGGCCGGGCCGAGCTGGCCCCCGGGCCGGTGCCGGACCCGGAGCGGATCGACTTCGTCGCGGGCCACCTGGCCGCGGTGCGCGAGGCGATGGACGCGGGCGTGGACGTGCGCGGTTACTTCTACTGGTCGCTGATCGACAACTTCGAGTGGGCGCGCGGCTACGGCCCCCGCTTCGGCCTGGTCCACATCGACTACCCGACCGGCACCCGTACGCCGAAGACCAGTTTCCGCTGGCTCCAGGAGCAGCTGCGGGGCCGTTGA
- a CDS encoding TIR domain-containing protein yields the protein MRDLQYREWSRLGWSCDGRLLSAIGQDLGLCLWLVPAVLGPESHVAERPVARQTLLRAYRWSPVANREMAVVSSGRVTMLDVQTNRERWDQSLPDRGTHHAVTISPDGHRVAAAAGHSVTMVDSATGRVRSSFRVSPHTEGLSWSPRGRTLASRHRDGPGAVLLHPAGAPEQATTLHAGPADAMIWMPNGVEVCLALDATIGVANGHTGTMLSRAEGHTAPVIGLAVSADGSLLASESEDGELRLWRTDSLECLAVVDLAGGGEESAGGLAFHPERPLLAFRSHRNRRLNLLELDVERLYDAPRQDASRYRNAKVVLLGDTGVGKSGLGLVLSGQPYRATDSTHGRQVWRFSEETAAQPDGGIETREVLLWDLAGQPGYRLVHQLHLAEAAVALIVFDARSEVDPFSGVRYWARALRHGRRPVHTLLVSAREDRGGPQVSRARINELVTELKLDGYAETSARELRGVADLSRVIEGAIDWSAQPQSISTRLFETIKRFLIDEKADGHALSRADELFRLFQARHRELAGEPELRAGFDTCAGLLESRDLIRRFTFGGYVLLRPELLDGYASALINAARAQPDGLGYLAEEEALAGRFPIPEETRLAEPGEERLLLIAMVEELLQHDLALREPNDGGVDLVFPSQLTRDRPDAPYLGPADVEFRFEGALQNVYATLAVRLSHAATFVTHELWRNAAVYVTRAEGRCGFRLTEPDEGVGRLELCYAPGTAEETRQIFEDYVADHLAKRALPDTVVRRRVFTCPRPECGYQLDEELARRRLARGDAAMECPACLSGEISLRERDRAVPAVADEVSAMNASADLRRRRETATATVRGKRAVGDFDVYLAYQAADRGTVERLRQQLLDEGLLPWMHGEETGAGPDERARIGVVVMVLGAHGGPWDDESQLATVNEFIARGVRFVPVVLPAKAEEPQLPPFLRDVPMVDFRVAEPDPVRRLIWRITREHRRGD from the coding sequence GTGCGGGATCTGCAGTACCGGGAGTGGTCCCGGCTCGGCTGGTCCTGTGACGGGCGGTTGCTGTCCGCGATCGGGCAGGATCTCGGGTTGTGCCTGTGGCTGGTGCCGGCCGTGCTCGGGCCGGAGTCGCACGTGGCGGAGCGGCCGGTGGCGCGGCAGACGCTGCTGCGGGCCTACCGGTGGTCGCCGGTGGCGAACCGGGAGATGGCCGTGGTCAGTTCCGGCCGGGTGACCATGCTGGACGTGCAGACGAACCGGGAGCGGTGGGACCAGAGCCTGCCGGACCGGGGTACGCACCACGCGGTGACGATCTCGCCGGACGGGCACCGGGTCGCGGCCGCCGCGGGGCACTCGGTGACCATGGTGGACAGCGCGACCGGCCGGGTCCGCTCGTCGTTCCGGGTGTCGCCGCACACCGAGGGACTGTCCTGGTCGCCGCGCGGCCGGACGCTGGCCAGCCGGCACCGGGACGGGCCGGGCGCGGTGCTGCTGCACCCGGCCGGTGCGCCGGAGCAGGCCACGACGCTGCACGCCGGTCCGGCCGACGCGATGATCTGGATGCCGAACGGCGTGGAGGTGTGCCTGGCCCTGGACGCGACGATCGGCGTCGCGAACGGTCACACCGGCACGATGCTGTCCCGGGCCGAGGGGCACACCGCACCGGTGATCGGGCTGGCGGTGTCCGCGGACGGGAGCCTGCTCGCGTCCGAGTCGGAGGACGGCGAGCTGCGGCTGTGGCGTACCGATTCGCTGGAGTGCCTGGCCGTGGTGGACCTGGCCGGTGGCGGCGAGGAGTCGGCCGGCGGGCTGGCGTTCCACCCGGAGCGGCCGCTGCTGGCGTTCCGCAGCCACCGCAACCGGCGGCTGAACCTGCTGGAGCTGGACGTGGAGCGGCTGTACGACGCGCCGCGGCAGGACGCGTCGCGCTACCGGAACGCGAAGGTGGTGCTGCTCGGCGACACCGGCGTGGGCAAGTCCGGGCTGGGGCTGGTGCTGTCCGGGCAGCCGTACCGGGCGACCGACTCCACGCACGGGCGGCAGGTGTGGCGGTTCAGCGAGGAGACCGCGGCGCAGCCGGACGGCGGCATCGAGACGCGCGAGGTGCTGCTCTGGGACCTGGCCGGACAGCCCGGCTACCGTCTGGTGCACCAGTTGCACCTGGCCGAGGCCGCGGTCGCGCTGATCGTGTTCGACGCACGCAGCGAGGTGGACCCGTTCTCCGGCGTGCGCTACTGGGCCCGGGCGCTGCGGCACGGCCGCCGGCCGGTGCACACGCTGCTGGTCTCCGCGCGCGAGGACCGCGGCGGCCCGCAGGTCAGCCGCGCCCGGATCAACGAGCTGGTCACCGAGCTGAAACTGGACGGGTACGCGGAGACCAGCGCGCGCGAGCTGCGTGGCGTCGCGGACCTGTCCCGCGTGATCGAGGGCGCGATCGACTGGTCCGCGCAGCCGCAGTCGATCTCCACCCGGCTGTTCGAGACGATCAAACGGTTCCTGATCGACGAGAAGGCGGACGGGCATGCGCTGTCCCGCGCCGACGAGCTGTTCCGGCTGTTCCAGGCACGGCACCGGGAGCTGGCCGGTGAGCCGGAGCTGCGCGCCGGGTTCGACACCTGCGCGGGCCTGCTGGAGAGCCGGGACCTGATCCGCCGGTTCACCTTCGGCGGGTACGTGCTGCTGCGCCCGGAGCTGCTCGACGGGTACGCGTCCGCGCTGATCAACGCGGCCCGCGCGCAGCCGGACGGGCTCGGCTACCTGGCCGAGGAGGAGGCGCTGGCCGGCCGGTTCCCGATACCGGAGGAGACCCGGCTGGCCGAGCCGGGCGAGGAACGGCTGCTGCTGATCGCCATGGTGGAGGAGCTGCTGCAGCACGACCTGGCGCTGCGCGAGCCGAACGACGGCGGCGTGGACCTGGTGTTCCCGTCACAGCTGACCCGGGACCGGCCGGACGCGCCCTACCTGGGCCCGGCGGACGTGGAGTTCCGTTTCGAGGGCGCGCTGCAGAACGTGTACGCCACGCTCGCGGTCCGGCTCTCGCACGCGGCCACGTTCGTCACGCACGAGCTGTGGCGCAACGCGGCCGTCTACGTGACCCGGGCGGAGGGCCGGTGCGGGTTCCGGCTGACCGAGCCGGACGAGGGCGTGGGCCGGCTGGAGCTGTGCTACGCGCCCGGCACGGCCGAGGAGACCCGGCAGATCTTCGAGGACTACGTGGCCGACCACCTGGCCAAGCGCGCGCTGCCGGACACCGTGGTCCGCCGCCGCGTGTTCACCTGCCCGCGCCCGGAGTGCGGCTACCAGCTGGACGAGGAGCTGGCCCGCCGCCGGCTGGCCCGCGGCGACGCCGCGATGGAGTGCCCGGCCTGCCTGTCCGGTGAGATCTCGCTGCGCGAGCGGGACCGGGCGGTGCCGGCGGTGGCGGACGAGGTGTCCGCGATGAACGCGAGCGCGGACCTGCGGCGCCGCCGGGAGACCGCGACCGCGACGGTCCGTGGCAAGCGCGCGGTCGGCGACTTCGACGTGTACCTGGCGTACCAGGCGGCCGACCGCGGCACCGTGGAGCGCCTGCGCCAGCAGCTGCTGGACGAGGGCCTGCTGCCGTGGATGCACGGCGAGGAGACCGGCGCCGGCCCGGACGAGCGCGCCCGGATCGGCGTGGTGGTCATGGTACTCGGCGCGCACGGCGGCCCCTGGGACGACGAGTCCCAGCTGGCGACCGTGAACGAGTTCATCGCGCGCGGGGTCCGCTTCGTCCCGGTGGTGCTGCCGGCCAAGGCGGAGGAGCCGCAGCTGCCGCCGTTCCTGCGCGACGTGCCGATGGTCGACTTCCGGGTCGCCGAGCCGGACCCGGTGCGCCGCCTGATCTGGCGGATCACACGCGAGCACCGGCGCGGCGACTGA
- the mmuM gene encoding homocysteine S-methyltransferase translates to MGFAEALAAGPLVLDGGLATQLEADGADLSGALWSARLLRDDPAAIVAAHAAYLRAGAQVLTTASYQATLPGFAAAGIPATEAAALLRRSVRLAREAARGRAWVAASAGPYGAMLADGSEYRGNYGLSVRELTAFHRPRLEILAEAAPDVLALETVPDLREAEALLTALDGLGVPAWLSFTADGSRTRAGQPLEEAFALVTGLDTIVAVGVNCCEPADAAAAVPLARHASGGKPVVVYPNSGETWDAVTRSWAGNPHPPAVPDGAALVGGCCRVGPPAIAAIADSVRARSR, encoded by the coding sequence ATGGGATTTGCCGAGGCGCTGGCCGCCGGGCCGCTCGTGCTGGACGGCGGGCTCGCCACGCAGCTGGAGGCGGACGGCGCGGACCTGTCCGGCGCGCTGTGGTCGGCCCGCCTGCTGCGCGACGACCCCGCCGCGATCGTCGCCGCGCACGCCGCCTACCTGCGCGCCGGCGCCCAGGTGCTGACCACCGCGAGCTATCAGGCCACGCTGCCCGGTTTCGCCGCCGCCGGGATTCCCGCAACCGAGGCGGCCGCGTTGCTGCGGCGCAGCGTCCGGCTGGCCCGGGAGGCCGCGCGGGGCCGCGCATGGGTGGCCGCGTCCGCCGGCCCGTACGGCGCGATGCTCGCGGACGGCTCCGAGTACCGCGGGAACTACGGGCTGAGCGTGCGCGAGCTGACCGCGTTCCACCGCCCGCGGCTGGAGATCCTCGCCGAGGCCGCCCCGGACGTGCTCGCGCTGGAGACCGTCCCGGACCTCCGCGAGGCCGAGGCACTGCTGACCGCGCTGGACGGCCTGGGCGTACCCGCGTGGCTGTCCTTCACCGCCGACGGCTCCCGCACCCGAGCCGGCCAGCCGCTCGAGGAAGCCTTCGCCCTGGTCACCGGCCTCGACACGATCGTCGCGGTCGGCGTGAACTGCTGCGAGCCGGCCGACGCGGCTGCGGCCGTCCCACTGGCCCGCCACGCGAGCGGCGGAAAGCCCGTGGTGGTCTACCCGAACAGCGGCGAGACCTGGGACGCGGTCACCCGCTCCTGGGCCGGGAACCCGCACCCGCCCGCGGTCCCGGACGGTGCCGCGCTCGTCGGTGGCTGCTGCCGGGTCGGCCCGCCGGCCATCGCGGCGATCGCGGACTCGGTACGGGCACGGTCGCGGTAG
- a CDS encoding FtsK/SpoIIIE domain-containing protein — MADSRSGLAGQIRRTLSYALGRARGDLAEAEHELDTALARLDRLAAVADEVPVRAARQRDARLAEIDQMYANRLAQLTRAAAEAGDREAPGAAGDGWDEWKPTPAERGHVAPELRIGAVRIARTVPVPALVPLLDRAHVHLSDLPAAEDAATARQIGPGDADPAHTPGYAETGDRVVTTLLLRALGSAPPGQVHITGYDPEQLGGGLAGFAPLANAGLLTFVGPGGLSALLDGLVDHIRRINEKVLAGAHTSLRELAETEGRRPEPWRVAVLLGAGRKDELTPHEQAQLERIARTGVACGVHLIVRGLPVPSGPSVERVRTGANGRVRVGGLGGLPVVLDPPPPPRLVTETSAALARRAAEGPAPVRFGDLLPAEFWRESSAEGLVAPVGEDAQGRPVPVTLADYPPHALIAGPSGTGKTNLIYAWMGALAARYSPSELEFYLLDFKEGVSFARFAPGRRDPSWLPHVRLVGVNVNTDREFGLALLRFLGEELRRRADAAKAFDATKLPELRAEDPAGHWPRIVAVIDEFQVLLNGRDAVVTESVNLLDDLARRGRSQGIHLILASQDVSGIEALWGRPSLVAQFSLRIALPKARKVLPEQNTAADTLPRHHAIVNPDSGVPEANQILRVPPAGDREAWGTLQRELWTSRPEGSLPPRLFDGDAIPRMETAPDYLALAPGADPAGRRWSAGAPVALLGEAIDVQARSARLVLNRAPGRNLAVLGTRADEACAVLNAAARSLAAQYPDGGARFSVAVLDSSAALAVDALHGVLPPDRTAVYHADNVTALLRATAAGLEDDGGEPHFLLLYAVDAVTPRLARSGPAPAQRRGIIPPVGAHAGASPKPAGLDQPAAAPTGLDDLRRILTAGPEHHTHVLGWWRQPGRLRDDLGGIGSRTDAIGSWLALDVHGSELSQFYPDGRGPAWYPRPWRGLFFDRAVHRVAEAIIPYGWT; from the coding sequence ATGGCTGACTCACGGTCCGGGCTCGCCGGCCAGATCCGCCGGACGCTGTCCTACGCGCTCGGCCGGGCCCGCGGCGACCTGGCCGAGGCGGAACACGAGCTGGACACCGCGCTGGCCCGGCTGGACCGGCTGGCCGCGGTCGCGGACGAGGTGCCGGTCCGGGCCGCCCGGCAGCGCGACGCCCGGCTGGCCGAGATCGACCAGATGTACGCGAACCGGCTCGCGCAGCTGACCCGGGCCGCGGCCGAGGCTGGGGACCGGGAGGCGCCGGGCGCGGCCGGGGACGGCTGGGACGAGTGGAAGCCGACACCGGCCGAGCGCGGGCACGTGGCGCCGGAGCTGCGGATCGGTGCGGTCCGGATCGCGCGGACCGTGCCCGTACCCGCGCTGGTTCCGCTCCTTGATCGGGCACACGTGCACCTGTCGGACCTGCCGGCGGCGGAGGACGCGGCAACCGCACGGCAGATAGGCCCGGGCGACGCCGATCCCGCGCACACCCCCGGCTACGCCGAGACCGGCGACCGGGTGGTCACCACGCTGCTGCTGCGCGCGCTCGGCAGCGCACCGCCTGGCCAGGTGCACATCACCGGGTACGACCCGGAGCAGCTCGGCGGCGGCCTGGCCGGTTTCGCGCCGCTGGCGAACGCGGGACTGCTCACGTTCGTCGGCCCCGGCGGCCTGTCCGCGCTGCTGGACGGCCTGGTCGACCACATCCGCCGGATCAACGAGAAGGTGCTCGCCGGCGCGCACACGTCGCTGCGCGAGCTGGCCGAGACCGAGGGCCGCCGCCCGGAGCCGTGGCGGGTCGCGGTGCTGCTCGGCGCCGGCCGCAAGGACGAGCTGACCCCGCACGAGCAGGCGCAGCTGGAACGCATCGCGCGGACCGGCGTGGCCTGCGGCGTGCACCTGATCGTGCGCGGCCTGCCGGTGCCGTCCGGCCCGTCCGTGGAACGCGTCCGCACCGGCGCGAACGGCCGGGTCCGTGTCGGCGGGCTCGGCGGCCTGCCGGTGGTTCTCGACCCACCGCCTCCGCCGCGCCTGGTCACCGAGACGTCCGCGGCGCTGGCCCGGCGTGCGGCCGAGGGCCCGGCCCCGGTGCGCTTCGGCGATCTGCTGCCGGCCGAGTTCTGGCGCGAGTCGTCCGCGGAGGGCCTGGTCGCTCCGGTCGGCGAGGACGCGCAGGGCCGCCCGGTGCCGGTCACTCTGGCCGACTACCCGCCGCACGCGCTGATCGCCGGCCCGTCCGGCACCGGCAAGACCAACCTGATCTACGCCTGGATGGGCGCGCTCGCCGCCCGTTACTCCCCGTCCGAGCTGGAGTTCTATCTGCTCGACTTCAAGGAGGGGGTGTCCTTCGCCCGGTTCGCGCCCGGCCGCCGCGACCCGAGCTGGCTGCCGCACGTACGCCTGGTCGGCGTGAACGTGAACACCGACCGCGAGTTCGGGCTGGCGCTGCTGCGGTTCCTCGGCGAGGAACTGCGCCGCCGCGCGGACGCGGCCAAGGCGTTCGACGCGACCAAGCTGCCGGAGCTGCGCGCGGAGGACCCGGCCGGGCACTGGCCGCGGATCGTCGCCGTGATCGACGAGTTCCAGGTCCTGCTCAACGGCCGGGACGCGGTGGTCACCGAGTCGGTCAACCTGCTCGACGACCTGGCCCGGCGCGGCCGCTCGCAGGGCATCCACCTGATCCTGGCCAGCCAGGACGTCTCCGGCATCGAGGCGCTGTGGGGCCGGCCGTCGCTGGTCGCCCAGTTCTCGCTCCGGATCGCGCTGCCCAAGGCGCGCAAGGTGCTGCCCGAGCAGAACACGGCCGCGGACACGCTGCCCCGGCACCACGCGATCGTCAACCCGGACTCCGGCGTGCCGGAGGCGAACCAGATCCTGCGCGTGCCACCGGCCGGCGACCGCGAGGCGTGGGGCACGCTGCAACGCGAACTGTGGACGTCCCGGCCGGAGGGGTCGCTGCCGCCGCGGCTGTTCGACGGCGACGCGATCCCGCGGATGGAGACCGCACCGGACTACCTGGCACTGGCCCCGGGCGCGGACCCGGCCGGGCGCCGGTGGTCGGCGGGCGCGCCGGTCGCGCTGCTCGGCGAGGCGATCGACGTGCAGGCCCGGTCCGCGCGGCTGGTGCTCAACCGCGCGCCCGGCCGCAACCTGGCCGTGCTCGGCACGCGCGCGGACGAGGCCTGCGCGGTGCTGAACGCGGCCGCCCGGTCGCTGGCCGCACAGTACCCGGACGGCGGTGCGCGGTTCTCGGTCGCGGTGCTGGACTCGTCCGCCGCGCTGGCCGTGGACGCGCTGCACGGCGTCCTGCCGCCGGACCGGACCGCGGTCTACCACGCGGACAACGTGACCGCGCTGCTCCGCGCGACCGCGGCCGGCCTGGAGGACGACGGCGGCGAACCCCACTTCCTGCTGCTGTACGCGGTGGACGCGGTCACGCCGCGGCTGGCCCGCTCCGGACCCGCCCCGGCGCAGCGGCGCGGCATCATCCCGCCGGTCGGCGCGCACGCGGGGGCGTCCCCGAAACCGGCCGGTCTCGATCAGCCGGCCGCCGCTCCGACCGGTCTGGACGACCTGCGCCGGATCCTGACCGCCGGGCCGGAGCACCACACGCACGTGCTCGGCTGGTGGCGGCAGCCCGGACGGCTCCGCGACGACCTGGGCGGCATCGGCTCGCGGACCGACGCGATCGGCTCCTGGCTGGCGCTGGACGTGCACGGCAGCGAGCTATCCCAGTTCTACCCGGACGGTCGTGGCCCGGCCTGGTACCCGCGGCCGTGGCGCGGGCTGTTCTTCGACCGGGCGGTGCACCGCGTCGCCGAGGCGATCATCCCGTACGGGTGGACCTGA
- a CDS encoding LysR family transcriptional regulator translates to MNLELRHLKVVCTIAETGSVTKAASTLGLAQPALTAQLQRIERALGGPLFDRDRRGARPTALGELVLARARVLLPAMKGLQDEAARLAGNGSALTRYRIGSTMGPIVGGLLRRLAEDQPQAQITTYSTWLRDELYEKLAGGRLDFAMLGMCGDSSPSAEFGLAWTAVAVDGVCVMLPESHKAAGADEVALGELADDNWVAAPGDGCFADCFAAACARAGFTPRQVFEIDVRAAIDMVESGAAIGICQPTFRPPPGLVTVPLAGTPLRWRHLVGWHPESGAAGFAHRVVELATESYLDSVARNTRYLDWVADKPRLGVQSPAPVHADERQPAIAS, encoded by the coding sequence ATGAACCTGGAGCTGCGGCATCTCAAGGTGGTCTGCACGATTGCGGAAACGGGGAGTGTCACAAAGGCGGCCTCGACCTTGGGGCTCGCCCAGCCCGCGCTGACGGCGCAGCTGCAACGCATCGAACGCGCGCTCGGCGGCCCGCTGTTCGACCGGGACCGGCGCGGCGCGCGGCCGACCGCGCTCGGCGAGCTGGTGCTGGCCCGCGCGCGGGTGCTGCTGCCGGCGATGAAGGGCCTGCAGGACGAGGCGGCGCGGCTGGCCGGCAACGGCAGCGCGCTGACCCGATATCGAATCGGTTCGACGATGGGGCCGATCGTCGGCGGTCTGCTCCGCCGGCTCGCCGAGGACCAGCCCCAGGCGCAGATCACCACCTACTCCACGTGGCTGCGGGACGAGCTCTACGAGAAGCTGGCCGGCGGCCGGCTGGACTTCGCGATGCTCGGCATGTGCGGCGACTCGTCGCCGTCCGCCGAGTTCGGGCTGGCCTGGACCGCGGTCGCGGTGGACGGCGTGTGCGTGATGCTGCCGGAGAGCCACAAGGCCGCCGGTGCCGACGAGGTCGCGCTGGGCGAACTCGCGGACGACAACTGGGTGGCCGCGCCCGGCGACGGCTGCTTCGCGGACTGTTTCGCGGCCGCGTGCGCGCGGGCCGGGTTCACGCCGCGCCAGGTGTTCGAGATCGACGTGCGGGCCGCGATCGACATGGTCGAGTCCGGCGCCGCGATCGGCATCTGCCAGCCCACGTTCCGCCCACCGCCCGGCCTGGTGACGGTGCCGCTGGCCGGTACGCCGCTGCGCTGGCGGCACCTGGTCGGCTGGCACCCGGAGAGCGGCGCGGCCGGGTTCGCGCACCGGGTGGTCGAGCTGGCCACCGAGTCCTACCTGGACTCGGTCGCCCGCAACACCCGCTACCTCGACTGGGTGGCCGACAAGCCGCGCCTCGGCGTGCAGAGCCCCGCCCCGGTACACGCCGACGAGCGCCAGCCTGCCATCGCCTCCTGA
- a CDS encoding hemerythrin domain-containing protein → MTLPLPPLPDVPGDETWKPAGEEIVTVLTGEHRRIAELCGRLTDPATPDEERTRVAEVVIATLTRHLSAEEQYLYPAVAGTLEDGRTLAEREIAEDREILLTLRTLSSTKPADPEFDRLAGDICGKLARHAEVADGRLLPELADAASEADLIRLGNRIEVAEEAAPTRPHPGTPATPPWNKVVDPAVAVVDKVLDAVTRRPTYPKDL, encoded by the coding sequence GTGACACTCCCACTCCCCCCGCTCCCCGACGTGCCCGGCGACGAGACCTGGAAGCCGGCCGGCGAGGAGATCGTCACCGTGCTCACCGGCGAGCATCGGCGCATCGCCGAGCTGTGCGGCCGGCTGACCGACCCGGCCACGCCCGACGAGGAGCGCACCCGGGTGGCCGAGGTCGTCATCGCCACGCTCACCCGGCACCTCTCCGCGGAGGAGCAGTACCTCTACCCCGCGGTCGCGGGCACGCTGGAGGACGGCCGGACGCTGGCCGAGCGGGAGATCGCCGAGGACCGGGAGATCCTGCTCACGCTGCGCACACTCTCGTCCACCAAGCCGGCCGACCCGGAGTTCGACCGGCTCGCCGGTGACATCTGCGGCAAGCTCGCCCGGCACGCAGAGGTCGCGGACGGCCGGCTGCTGCCCGAACTCGCGGACGCGGCCAGCGAGGCCGACCTGATCCGGCTCGGCAACCGCATCGAGGTCGCGGAGGAGGCCGCGCCGACCCGCCCGCACCCCGGCACCCCGGCCACGCCGCCGTGGAACAAGGTCGTCGACCCGGCGGTCGCGGTGGTCGACAAGGTCCTGGACGCGGTCACGCGGCGCCCGACGTACCCGAAAGACCTTTGA